One genomic region from Clarias gariepinus isolate MV-2021 ecotype Netherlands chromosome 20, CGAR_prim_01v2, whole genome shotgun sequence encodes:
- the gypc gene encoding glycophorin-C has product MSTATQPWHLNGGDGLPFNEERVISGGVNRNSAIIGGIIAVVIFTILCTLVLLIRYMIRHKRTHHTNESKEDEHSESADTTIIGTEPNFTETIDESKKEWFI; this is encoded by the exons ATGTCAACCGCCACTCAACCCTGGCACCTGAATGGAG GTGATGGTTTACCCTTTAATGAAGAGAGAGTCATATCAGGAGGGGTGAACAGGAATTCAGCAATAATCGGAG GCATTATAGCTGTGGTGATCTTTACCATCCTGTGCACGCTGGTGCTCCTTATTCGTTACATGATTCGTCACAAGAGAACCCACCACACCAACGAGTCCAAGGAGGACGAGCATTCTGAATCGGCGGACACAACTATCATCGGCACTGAGCCCAACTTCACTGAGACCATCGACGAAAGCAAGAAGGAATGGTTTATCTAA
- the clrn2 gene encoding clarin-2 yields the protein MPTLWKRIVFSVGSILSIGSVVLLVVALSTERWITATVLCQTGVDLVNASNPELEQFTGDIYYGLFQGGKTRKCGLGSRRFKIYIFPKLIRKINSGLHMIIIFFLFFAIGFALVSLAFCIYNARKVPYQSIKGPLGLYLWNFIAALFCSLGFACFIAAVRCHRLTERVANFQENLFTLVVLEENLGFSFWLCVASTASHGANILVVASSKIHLPKIQTKKPEEPTATGDDLLY from the exons ATGCCGACTCTGTGGAAGCGTATCGTGTTCTCGGTAGGCTCCATACTGAGTATCGGCTCTGTGGTGCTCCTGGTTGTGGCGCTCTCCACCGAGCGCTGGATCACTGCGACCGTCCTGTGTCAAACCGGGGTTGATCTGGTGAACGCGTCGAATCCGGAGCTTGAGCAGTTCACCGGAGATATTTACTACGGGCTCTTTCAAGGCGGCAAAACACGGAAATGCGGCCTCGGCAGTCGTCGTTTCAAAATCTACA ttttccCAAAACTGATTAGAAAAATCAACAGTGGTCTTCATATGATCAtaatcttcttcctcttctttgcTATTGGCTTTGCACTGGTGAGTCTGGCCTTCTGCATTTACAATGCCAGAAAAGTGCCTTACCAGTCCATCAAAGGACCATTAGGCCTCTATCTCTGGAACTTCATAGCAG CTCTGTTCTGTTCTCTTGGCTTCGCCTGTTTCATCGCAGCAGTTCGGTGTCATCGATTAACAGAGCGCGTAGCGAACTTTCAGGAAAATCTGTTCACCCTTGTGGTTTTGGAAGAGAACCTGGGATTCTCATTTTGGCTCTGTGTTGCCAGCACTGCCTCGCACGGAGCCAATATTTTGGTAGTTGCTTCGAGCAAAATTCATCTACCCAAAATACAGACCAAAAAACCAGAGGAGCCTACCGCAACAGGAGACGATTTactgtactga